Below is a genomic region from Candidatus Hydrogenedentota bacterium.
ACAATACCACACAACGTTCCAGCCGGATCGGTTTTTCCACCGTCACGTCGTCGCCCAGCACCGACTCGCACAATTGGACGCCTTCGGCCAACCGACACCGGGATCCGACCAGCGATCGCCGTCCGGTCTTTTCGAGCACGTGCCGCGAACACCGGATCAGATCGCCGATGTACGTGACATTGATGTCCCACTCGACCACGGGCGACACACGGACCGGATAATCGTAGTCTATCAGAATTTGAATCGAATCCGTCAATTCGTATTCGTCGCGCATTGCCGTGCGCGGCGTCCGCCGGATAGCGTCGAAAATCGGCAAATCGAACAGGTACAACCCGCAGCCCTTGAGCATGTTGGGCAGGTGCCGCGGTTTTTCGATGACGCGCCGCACCGATCCGTCCTCGCGTTGTATGACGGCAAAGTTGCGTTTCACCGCTTCCGGATCGGTTTCTTCCTTTACCGCCAAGACGGCGCTCGCCCCATGCTGTTCCATTTCATTGACCATTTCGCGCAAATCGGGCAATTCGAAGAAGATGTCGCCCAAAAACAGCATGAATGGATGTTTTATATAGGGTTCGAGTTGGCCGACGGCATGCGCGATTCCCAGGCGCCGTTCCTGTTCCACGTAACGGATA
It encodes:
- a CDS encoding sugar phosphate nucleotidyltransferase, with product MESNGKYQGVILAAGHGSRMGPFGKMFPKPIVPICNKPLLAYQMEYMRQIGIEDVLIVIGHLGYRITQVLGDGSQFGVHIRYVEQERRLGIAHAVGQLEPYIKHPFMLFLGDIFFELPDLREMVNEMEQHGASAVLAVKEETDPEAVKRNFAVIQREDGSVRRVIEKPRHLPNMLKGCGLYLFDLPIFDAIRRTPRTAMRDEYELTDSIQILIDYDYPVRVSPVVEWDINVTYIGDLIRCSRHVLEKTGRRSLVGSRCRLAEGVQLCESVLGDDVTVEKPIRLERCVVLSGVDLRGEEDYCDCVITRDGVLRAFQEA